A window of Megachile rotundata isolate GNS110a chromosome 11, iyMegRotu1, whole genome shotgun sequence genomic DNA:
TAAGAATCAAATTTGCTTTAATATGTTTGGAATGAGAGCCACCATAAATTACTACGCCGTAAGTtactttgaataatttcatGAATTATTTCATGAACGCGTacgttgaaaattattatttacactttacaattattatttatagacGTTCCTCCAAAAGCCTGTTGGAAAAATAACGTTACTGAATAAGGTCATAGATATTGCTGTTAACGGAAAAGTCGTGTTAACGCCGGAACTTCATAAAATTGTGTGCGAAAAGAACGGTTTAGCAGCGCCTGGTTTTCAAATTcgtgcaatttttaaaatggcAAGGGAAGCGATACAAAACAGCGCGATAGAAAGAATGGCGAAGGTTACgtgtaaaaaattcaatttgaaagCAGAGGATTTCAATACTGCGTATAGTTTGTACAACGAAATCGTTCAACAATTGGAAGATACCTACAAACCAGtaagttatttatattataacattcTTCGATATACCTATTAACTGGCATGAAACTTTTAGATAGTAGATTACCATACGCACGCATCGAGAGTCAGTATCACTTATCAAATCATGGCAATGGCACTATTAACAAGTGGTTATACGGACATTGTGCCAGAGCATTTTTCGGATATCGCTCTTTTGTTCGGCTCTAGTAACGACATTGTTGGTACCAAAATATTAACGAGccttaaaaaattcataactcgtataaaggaaaataaaaaggaCGAAGAATTTCGAAAAGTAGAACCTACAAACGGCATTGACTGGTTGAAAATTAATTGCCCATCTGCTGCAGAAGAATTAGACAATTTTCTTAAAGAGCATGGACATAGGTGTATTCAAGAAATGGACTTCATATCAGAACCGTGGTCTCTTAGGCCCGAGAATCTCATTGCCACGCTTCAGGTAATCTCAAACAAGCTATTTCTACGAGTATAATAACCGTTGATAACTTCGTTGAACTTCGTTATCATTTTTGTTAGACCATGATAGTTACTCCCGAAGCGAACACTTCGACTAAAACGTTCAGTGTGGATGAAACAGTGGCATTATTGAAAACACCAAAATCACCGGTTTCTAAATGGCTCTTGAGAAAAATTACACCTTTCTGCAGAAAAGCTGTTGCGCGTAGAGAAATAACTAAATCGATTTTTGTAAATATCATACATACACTGCGACTCGCTTATAAAAGACTAGGAAAATTAATGGTTTTAGAAGAATATCTACCCTCGGAAGATCTAATATTCTTCTTAACGAACGAAGAAATAGAACAAATTCTAAGCCATCGTAATGCAACATTAGTACAGAAGTAATAGAATcgtaaaaatttttacattttattttaaaactttttcaATCGCTAAcgtattttaacaaatatttttagagCTTATCGTAGGAAAAGGgtatttccaaaattaaaagaatacatATATCCAGAATTTAACACTGGCATGGTGTTGCCGATCAAGGTATAGTATCCTGCGttgttttacaaaaatatatgaaccgaaattaaaaaacaatatgCTATTTGTACTGTAGGAAAACTTGGATGTGCCGATAAGCGATGGTAATGTAAAGATTGAAGGAACATCGGTGTACAGTGGTTCCATTCTTGGTAGGGCATGTGTGATAACAGACGTATCAGAGGCGAAAACAATACAACACGGtgatattttaattacttattCCACTGACATTGCTTGGAGTCCATATTTTTCTTTGCTGAGCGGAATAGTTACGGAACTAGGAGGACTTATTAGCCACGGGGCTGTAATAGCCAGAGAATATGGGCTTCCGTGTATCATTGGTGCTAAAATGGCTACACGTCTTTTCCAAACAGGTAATGTTTCGTATGTTTTTTTCAATGAAAGAAGAAAAACGATCAAACGGGCCAtaaagaaaatatgtaaatgcATTTTTAGGCGATACCGTATTACTACAGGCAGACATTGGTACATTACAACTGGTAAAGAAACACGAATAAGAAAACTACAACATTTATTTCGATTCGcacaaaatgaatttatataacGATGATAAGTCATGATAATGTTTATTCACGCTGATAgattatgataataataaatgatgcAAGGACtggaatataatataaaaacgtaatgatagtaaatgtagtgATTTACTTACTTAGACCATTTATGTTACTATTACAACTATACAGTGGTAACACGATTAGGATCAGCAATTAATGTAGgagtattattttttgtatcacTGGCAAGACATGACAGTTGTAAATGCATGGACGTTGCCACTTTCGATAATAACATGTCGACCCGCATGCGATCTTCTTTATTGACAGGTTGAGGTATCGCGTCTAAAGCTTCCTCGAAGAAATtcctaaaaaaaaagaaaaaaaaaagtaggaagtaaaattcaaaaatatcactGCAATTTATTCTTTGGACTGTTAAGcgccattaaaaaaaaaaacaacaaataaTTACTTTGCCCTTGTTGtactgtaaaattgtaaagcgtttcttaaaaatataatgtcGGTTCGTGCTTGAACAACTCCAGCCGGTCTAAATTGAGTCACGCACGACATGAGTCTCGCGAGTTCTTCGGCTACAGTTTCTACTATATGCGATAAAACTCGGTGCAACAAAGCTGGTGCAACTCGACGTACCTGTAAAAAAAAgccaatataaaaataaaagctaTATTTTAAAAATCCATCGTGTAGCTTTTGATAAAACAATCAATACTTCTGCATGAACTGCGATTAAATTTGCCAGGATTTCTTGGGCGTATGGTCTTACATGAGTGGGTtcactctcaaagtcccactcTAAGCCACCTAGATACATGCTCGGCTCAATTGTACCGACTAATGGATCACAACGACGTTCCAGGTACGCATCTAAGACAGCGGTATCCAATGTTTCCAGTTGCGTCCAATCAGAATTCCATCCAACTGCATTTGATAAACTTGGGTAATCCTGATCTTTCAATGTGTCCCCGATTCTCGGTAGAATGGTGTTCAGTGTATAGCGAATATTACTTAACGAGATTAGCAGGCATTGTTCCCACGTCTgataaaaaattcagaagtaaTGCTAAAATACATCACCGACTTCAAAAGATGCTACAAAttatgtttcatttatttttcgtaACGATAAACTATACGATACAAGATAAATTTTCTTCCTTTGTACATTTATATACGCGCTGAACAACTTACTGGGCCTTGATGTTTGTTGCCCTTGCTTTTATATCCGGAAGGAGAACCAACTAATTGCGAAACGGAAGGCTCGTCATCGTCAAGGGCTTCTTCGCATCCACTGAATGCCAAATTTTGTAGACATCGCGCGAATGATGTAAATAGCGTTTTGACAGAGTTGTAATATAGAAGTTGATGCGCAGGATTAGCAAACAATGGACCTTCTCGGGGACCACAAGCGATCACTTTCTCGCGTGCTcgttttgaaatttccataaCCATTTCTTCAAATAGGTATGgctatttgaaattgaaaatgtagttAAGAAAAAAGGACGTATCTAAACTGACGATTTACAAACTTACCAATTTCGTAACGCCACCATCTTCGTTCAAATATTCCATTTGCCAAGTTTCTTTCTTATGTAAACCTGCTATGCTTTCTGCAGTTTGTTTAAACAGAGCGCCAAAACACTGTAACCTAATTTAGAAACACTTTAATTTATCTTGTGGCAAAAACGAACGATACTTGAGTAGCGTATTTTATACCTTAAATCGagtataaattttccaaaaatatcCAATGCCTCGTTCGGCAAATCCAAATGAATCAACGAAGCGTACATTTGCCTAATCCTGCGTAAGATATGTAAAAGCCATAAGGCATCTAAATCATTGCTACATGTACTTCTCATGGCTTCCATGGCGTGTTGCATGCTTGACAGCACTAAATTCTACATTAGAATGACTTGTCGTAAATGAAAGAGTTTGCATATTTTGAATTTACGATTGAATTTATTTCGACCATACCTTGAAAGGAGTCTGTTTCTCTGCATCCACCGCAACATGTAATTGGCCCGTAAAATAACTTTGACCTAATCTCCATAAATCTGGCAGTTGTTCAACTATAATGTCACAAATTGCTTCCACACACGATATTTGTGCTGGAGCATTGGTTCCATCATTTTTGTTCGactttaaatgtttattattctGTGCtggtttcattttatttaattcctCTCCGTTTAAATTGTCCGTTTCCAAATGTTCTTGCATGCAAACGGTAATACTTTTCTTCAAATAATTTGAGTGTGAAACTGGAAAATGGTAACTTTATTAGCATTATAAGTTAACTAATATTCTAATCGTTGTTACGGGCAAATACCTATCGCATCCCAAGCTGGATCTCCCTCTGCTTCTAAATTAACAAGATTTCTGACTATCTTTTTATGCTCTTCCAAACTGAAAGGCATTTCTTCAAGTTTTTTCCTTAGGTGCACTTTAAGCATAtctattttattatcaatttcttGCAATACTTGTTTGAAAACATCAACCTCCgtgtttttaaacaaattttttactctCGCATAATCATTAATTACAAGATCATAATTGCCACGTTTTATATTCTTCTCTATGTTAACCGGCATACAAAAAAGGAACTTGTATCGTTGCATTACAGCCAGAGCATTTCTGGTCGCGTCTGCTCTATCTCTTCTCGCTAGTACGTcgtcaaataatttattagccTCTGACATGGATTTCTGaatacatttttctaatttttcagtaGGATCATTGCCGTATGTTCTTATATCATTTTCAAACTGCTCTTTTAACAGCATTATCGTGTCAAATTGTTCTACCACCGATCCTACATTAGCCTAAAGcgttatttaaaaagttgaacaaggttatagtaattaaatattacttacTATTTAGCTAATTACCTTTAAAAATGATAGTTGACCTTCTTTTTGAGAATTCACTTTTCTTTTAAGATACGCCAAGCCAGCTTTCAAGTCTTCGAAA
This region includes:
- the Sec5 gene encoding exocyst complex component secretory 5 produces the protein MGPPPVVTGISPKEGPPGTRVIVRGEFLGNKAQDLIGLTICGCDCLLSAEWKSSNKIIARSGPCKGRGDIIVTTRSGGQGTSTVQFRGYHETIGPMKESAVWVEEAPMQSFVWGRRTLSPTNYQQEDPLGLSVEGNDKKFPEDELIELFGEGSGDLTNDKFHPGWFLLQHHHATTFEDLKAGLAYLKRKVNSQKEGQLSFLKANVGSVVEQFDTIMLLKEQFENDIRTYGNDPTEKLEKCIQKSMSEANKLFDDVLARRDRADATRNALAVMQRYKFLFCMPVNIEKNIKRGNYDLVINDYARVKNLFKNTEVDVFKQVLQEIDNKIDMLKVHLRKKLEEMPFSLEEHKKIVRNLVNLEAEGDPAWDAIVSHSNYLKKSITVCMQEHLETDNLNGEELNKMKPAQNNKHLKSNKNDGTNAPAQISCVEAICDIIVEQLPDLWRLGQSYFTGQLHVAVDAEKQTPFKNLVLSSMQHAMEAMRSTCSNDLDALWLLHILRRIRQMYASLIHLDLPNEALDIFGKFILDLRLQCFGALFKQTAESIAGLHKKETWQMEYLNEDGGVTKLPYLFEEMVMEISKRAREKVIACGPREGPLFANPAHQLLYYNSVKTLFTSFARCLQNLAFSGCEEALDDDEPSVSQLVGSPSGYKSKGNKHQGPTWEQCLLISLSNIRYTLNTILPRIGDTLKDQDYPSLSNAVGWNSDWTQLETLDTAVLDAYLERRCDPLVGTIEPSMYLGGLEWDFESEPTHVRPYAQEILANLIAVHAEVRRVAPALLHRVLSHIVETVAEELARLMSCVTQFRPAGVVQARTDIIFLRNALQFYSTTRAKNFFEEALDAIPQPVNKEDRMRVDMLLSKVATSMHLQLSCLASDTKNNTPTLIADPNRVTTV